One genomic region from Tripterygium wilfordii isolate XIE 37 chromosome 20, ASM1340144v1, whole genome shotgun sequence encodes:
- the LOC119987311 gene encoding uncharacterized protein At3g17950, with amino-acid sequence MMDPATDLLPPPSSPTISSISSSDLDTESTGSFFHDRSTSLGTLMGVNFPAITFRAPSQHHRETLATAAAVSAGSGGNRRRKKQNVPGSISVAERRRFRRRAAWWRLCRDGGDGGDEARSASLGEYLEVERRFGEVAFPGELEGVGVMEARQSRSDGRMLFADGRVLPPAALDDEESSTAGALCRFPGSLTGICSGGG; translated from the exons ATGATGGATCCGGCAACTGATCTGCTACCACCGCCGTCCTCCCCCACCATCTCCTCCATCTCGTCCTCCGATCTCGACACCGAG TCGACAGGTTCATTCTTCCACGACAGAAGCACATCATTGGGCACATTAATGGGCGTCAATTTCCCCGCCATTACATTCAGAGCTCCGTCCCAGCACCACCGGGAAACCCTCGCGACCGCGGCTGCAGTATCTGCCGGTTCTGGCGGGAATCGCAGGAGGAAAAAGCAGAATGTGCCGGGATCTATATCGGTGGCGGAGAGGCGGAGGTTTCGGAGGAGGGCGGCTTGGTGGCGGCTGTGCAGGGACGGCGGCGATGGGGGAGATGAGGCGAGGTCGGCGTCTCTTGGAGAATATTTAGAGGTGGAGAGGAGGTTTGGGGAAGTGGCGTTCCCCGGTGAACTTGAGGGCGTGGGCGTGATGGAGGCGCGGCAATCGAGGAGCGATGGACGGATGTTATTTGCCGATGGGAGGGTTCTGCCTCCTGCAGCGTTAGATGATGAGGAGTCATCGACGGCTGGGGCTCTATGTAGATTTCCGGGTTCGCTCACTGGTATCTGCAGTGGTGGTggataa
- the LOC119986976 gene encoding uncharacterized protein LOC119986976 produces the protein MSHSESDPMVDVLAQLTSIREELQENSIKMAALEAENNAVRAENAKLLELNEQTIRDRSAVRSMPPLEQGTPERTSNQHARPLSAGLSRYFTPGQSSRQNDPPTHTIGGHPSPTTGAQPEGHNWPRTPPLFPAFSYIPPSSNPSSMGAPLEEWTQRLATLESRMNKVPGVVAPPEKTPQSSFADSPFSPSIAMTEAPPRFAAPIMKLYDGTEDPEEHVAHNKQKMFATSIPLDLREACMCKGFGSTLTGPALQWYISLPNGNISSFAQLVDTFLVHFSSSKKIQKCSEDLFRVVQRREESTRDFVARFNKERVSIPRCNPETAFRAFKNGLLVDRGLYEEIAKYDCQNMEDALARATIQIRWEEDARRRPTPPNNDREKRGRREEQPAPPPPRNTAHSRPFNRGFNRREYYENAPEYNLSIAHDETVLVLKKMGEKVKWPLKNTDGREKDTTKWCGFHQVHGHKTTECKALLYEVKDLVNRGHLHDLLTERGKALLAKRKEKAAEDGIPEPTETIAVIIGGSEISGISHSAAKRSARAAINPDARKGRLMKTPSDQVIMFTDSEATDLLDPHHDALVISIQVANCIIKRVLIDNGSSANVLMLSTLKKMNIDENHVVRRSTILIGFGGEQKFTEGEIALPVYAGGVNCQTKFLVLDRHSPFNIILGRPWIHEMKAVPSTYHQVVKFPTAAGIKEIYGEQLASRECYQNGLKKKKEQL, from the coding sequence ATGTCTCACTCGGAATCGGACCCTATGGTCGACGTGCTGGCCCAACTAACGTCCATCAGAGAGGAACTCCAGGAAAATTCTATAAAGATGGCTGCCTTGGAAGCCGAAAACAACGCCGTCAGGGCCGAAAATGCGAAGCTCTTGGAGTTGAACGAACAGACCATCCGTGATAGGAGTGCTGTGCGCTCCATGCCACCCCTCGAACAAGGCACACCAGAAAGAACCTCCAACCAACATGCTCGCCCATTGAGCGCCGGCCTGAGCAGGTATTTCACCCCCGGACAAAGTTCAAGGCAAAATGACCCACCTACGCATACCATCGGTGGCCATCCCAGTCCGACGACCGGCGCCCAACCCGAAGGTCATAACTGGCCACGAACGCCACCATTGTTCCCAGCATTTTCCTACATTCCACCCTCTTCCAATCCCTCGAGTATGGGAGCACCACTTGAGGAATGGACGCAAAGGCTCGCCACACTAGAATCCAGGATGAACAAAGTCCCAGGAGTAGTGGCACCGCCGGAAAAGACGCCACAAAGTAGCTTTGCAGACTCCCCTTTCTCTCCTTCGATTGCTATGACGGAGGCTCCACCAAGGTTCGCCGCGCCAATTATGAAGTTATACGATGGAACCGAAGATCCCGAGGAGCACGTGGCACACAACAAACAGAAAATGTTCGCCACTTCGATACCATTAGATCTACGAGAGGCGTGCATGTGCAAAGGATTCGGATCAACATTGACCGGGCCAGCTCTTCAATGGTACATTAGTCTCCCCAACGGCAATATCTCTTCATTCGCCCAGTTAGTGGACACCTTCCTTGTGCACTTCTCCAGTagcaagaaaattcaaaaatgttcAGAAGACTTGTTCAGAGTCGTCCAACGCCGTGAGGAATCAACCAGAGACTTCGTAGCTCGTTTCAACAAAGAGAGAGTCTCAATTCCTCGATGTAATCCTGAGACCGCGTTTAGAGCCTTCAAAAATGGACTACTTGTCGACAGAGGATTGTATGAAGAAATAGCGAAGTATGATTGTCAGAACATGGAAGATGCTCTAGCCCGCGCAACAATCCAAATCAGATGGGAAGAGGATGCCCGACGGCGACCGACCCCGCCGAACAATGATAGAGAGAAGCGCGGCAGAAGAGAAGAACAACCAGCGCCTCCACCGCCAAGAAACACTGCCCACTCCCGACCGTTCAACAGGGGATTCAACAGACGAGAATACTACGAAAATGCGCCCGAATACAACTTAAGTATCGCACATGACGAGAcagtacttgtactcaaaaaaatggGAGAGAAAGTGAAATGGCCGTTAAAGAACACCGACGGAAGAGAAAAAGACACCACTAAATGGTGCGGCTTTCATCAAGTCCATGGGCACAAAACCACCGAATGCAAGGCCTTACTTTACGAAGTAAAGGATTTGGTCAATCGCGGCCATTTGCACGACTTGCTGACCGAAAGAGGAAAAGCTCTCTTagcaaaaagaaaggaaaaggccGCAGAGGACGGTATACCGGAGCCCACTGAAACTATTGCGGTCATCATTGGGGGTTCAGAGATTAGTGGAATTTCTCACTCGGCCGCCAAAAGAAGTGCAAGAGCCGCCATTAATCCCGACGCAAGGAAGGGACGGCTGATGAAGACTCCTTCCGATCAGGTGATCATGTTTACCGATAGTGAAGCCACCGATCTGTTAGATCCACACCACGACGCCCTTGTCATCTCCATTCAGGTAGCAAATTGCATAATTAAACGGGTGTTAATCGACAACGGCAGTTCGGCGAACGTCTTGATGCTGAGCACCCTTAAAAAGATGAACATTGATGAAAATCACGTTGTACGACGATCGACGATCCTAATCGGATTCGGCGGAGAACAAAAGTTCACCGAAGGCGAAATAGCATTGCCCGTATATGCCGGTGGGGTCAATTGCCAAACGAAGTTCCTCGTCCTTGATCGTCACTCACCATTCAACATAATCCTTGGGCGTCCGTGGATTCATGAGATGAAAGCAGTCCcgtcaacttatcatcaagtcGTCAAATTCCCAACGGCCGCCGGAATCAAAGAAATCTACGGTGAACAATTGGCATCTAGAGAATGTTACCAGAATGGcctcaaaaagaagaaagagcagttatag
- the LOC119987245 gene encoding molybdopterin synthase sulfur carrier subunit, giving the protein MTGNSESTPAEMEGSSVEIKVLFFARARDLTGMTDMQLKMLSGSTTNECLNKLVARFPSLEEIRGCSVLALNEEYTTESAILKDKDELAIIPPISGG; this is encoded by the coding sequence ATGACTGGAAATTCTGAGAGTACACCTGCAGAGATGGAGGGCTCATCTGTTGAGATAAAAGTTTTGTTCTTTGCCAGAGCTCGAGATCTAACTGGCATGACTGATATGCAACTGAAGATGTTATCAGGGAGTACTACCAATGAGTGTCTGAATAAGCTTGTCGCCAGGTTTCCAAGCCTGGAAGAGATCCGTGGCTGTAGTGTTCTTGCCCTGAACGAGGAATACACAACTGAGTCGGCAATTTTGAAGGACAAAGATGAGTTGGCTATCATTCCTCCCATTAGTGGTGGCTAG